The Klebsiella sp. RHBSTW-00484 genome includes a window with the following:
- the kefF gene encoding glutathione-regulated potassium-efflux system oxidoreductase KefF: MILIIYAHPYPQHSHANKRMLEQARTLDGVEIRSLYQLYPDFNIDIAAEQAALARADLVIWQHPMQWYSVPPLLKLWMDKVLSHGWAYGHNGIALRGKSLMWAVTTGGGESHFAIGSFPGFDVLAQPLQATGLYCGMKWLPPFAMHCTFVCDDETLQAQARHYRQRLIEWQEAHNNG; encoded by the coding sequence ATGATTCTTATAATTTATGCACATCCCTATCCGCAGCACTCGCATGCGAATAAGCGGATGCTTGAGCAGGCAAGGACGCTTGATGGCGTAGAGATACGCTCTCTCTATCAACTTTATCCCGATTTCAATATCGATATCGCCGCCGAACAGGCGGCGCTGGCCCGTGCCGATCTGGTTATCTGGCAGCATCCGATGCAGTGGTACAGCGTACCGCCGTTGCTGAAGCTGTGGATGGATAAGGTGTTATCGCACGGCTGGGCTTACGGCCACAACGGTATCGCGCTGCGCGGGAAATCGCTGATGTGGGCGGTGACCACCGGCGGCGGCGAAAGCCACTTTGCTATCGGTTCATTCCCCGGTTTTGACGTTCTGGCGCAGCCGCTGCAGGCGACGGGGTTGTACTGTGGCATGAAATGGTTGCCGCCGTTCGCCATGCATTGCACCTTTGTCTGCGATGACGAAACCCTTCAGGCGCAGGCGCGTCATTATCGGCAACGCTTAATCGAATGGCAGGAGGCGCACAATAATGGATAG
- the rsmA gene encoding 16S rRNA (adenine(1518)-N(6)/adenine(1519)-N(6))-dimethyltransferase RsmA — protein sequence MNNRVHQGHLARKRFGQNFLNDQFVIDSIVSAINPQKDQAIVEIGPGLAALTEPVGERLDKLTVIELDRDLAARLQTHPFLGPKLTIYQQDAMTMNFRELSQTMGQPLRVFGNLPYNISTPLMFHLFSYTDAIADMHFMLQKEVVNRLVAGPNSKAYGRLSVMAQYYCQIIPVLEVPPSAFTPAPKVDSAVVRLVPYRTLPHPVKEIRVLSRITTEAFNQRRKTIRNSLGNLFSIEVLTELGIDPAKRAENISVAQYCQLANWLSENAPTKES from the coding sequence ATGAATAATCGAGTCCATCAGGGCCACTTAGCCCGTAAACGTTTCGGGCAAAACTTTCTCAACGATCAGTTCGTGATCGACAGCATTGTCTCGGCCATTAATCCACAAAAAGATCAGGCGATTGTTGAAATCGGCCCTGGCCTTGCGGCACTGACCGAGCCGGTCGGTGAACGCCTCGACAAGTTGACCGTTATCGAGCTGGACCGCGATCTGGCTGCACGTTTGCAAACGCATCCGTTCCTCGGACCGAAGCTGACGATTTATCAGCAAGATGCCATGACCATGAACTTTCGCGAGCTGTCGCAGACCATGGGCCAGCCGCTGCGCGTGTTTGGCAACCTGCCGTACAATATCTCCACGCCGCTGATGTTCCATCTGTTCAGCTATACTGATGCCATTGCCGACATGCACTTTATGCTGCAAAAAGAAGTCGTCAATCGTCTGGTTGCCGGGCCGAACAGTAAGGCGTATGGTCGATTGAGCGTGATGGCGCAATATTACTGCCAGATAATTCCGGTACTTGAAGTCCCGCCGAGCGCCTTTACGCCAGCACCTAAAGTGGATTCTGCCGTCGTGCGTCTGGTGCCTTACCGTACGCTGCCGCATCCGGTAAAAGAGATTCGCGTGCTGAGCCGCATCACCACCGAGGCTTTCAACCAGCGTCGGAAAACGATCCGTAACAGCCTCGGCAATCTGTTCAGCATCGAGGTTCTGACCGAACTGGGGATCGACCCGGCGAAGCGCGCAGAAAATATTTCCGTGGCGCAGTATTGTCAGTTAGCTAACTGGTTATCTGAGAACGCGCCCACCAAGGAGAGCTAA
- the surA gene encoding peptidylprolyl isomerase SurA, with protein sequence MKNWKTLLLGIAMIANTSFAAPQVVDKVAAVVNNGVVLESDVAGLMQSVKLNAGQAGQQLPDDATLRHQILERLIMDQIVLQMGQKMGVKVSDDQLDQAIANIAKQNNMSMDQMRSRLAYDGINYNTYRSQIRKEMTISEVRNNEVRRRITVLPQEVETLAKQIGDQNDASTELNLSHILIPLSENPTSEQVAEAQDQANSVVEQARSGSDFGKLAITYSADQQALKGGQMGWGRIQELPGIFAQALSTAKKGDIVGPIRSGVGFHILKINDMRGGSKSISVTEVHARHILLKPSPIMNDDQARAKLEQIAADIKSGKTTFAQAAKEFSEDPGSANQGGDLGWATPDIFDPAFRDAILRLNKGQTSAPVHSSFGWHLIELLDSRNVDKTDAAQKDRAYRMLMNRKFSEEAATWMQEQRASAYVKVLSN encoded by the coding sequence ATGAAGAACTGGAAAACGCTGCTTCTCGGTATCGCCATGATCGCGAATACCAGTTTCGCTGCCCCACAGGTTGTCGATAAAGTAGCGGCTGTCGTCAATAATGGCGTTGTTCTGGAAAGCGACGTCGCTGGTTTGATGCAATCGGTAAAACTTAACGCCGGCCAGGCCGGGCAGCAGCTGCCGGATGACGCCACCCTGCGTCATCAGATCCTCGAACGTCTGATCATGGATCAGATAGTGCTGCAGATGGGCCAGAAAATGGGCGTGAAAGTCTCTGACGATCAGCTCGACCAGGCCATTGCCAACATCGCTAAGCAGAACAATATGTCGATGGATCAGATGCGCAGTCGTCTGGCCTATGACGGCATTAACTACAACACCTACCGTAGTCAGATTCGCAAAGAGATGACGATTTCGGAAGTGCGTAATAACGAAGTTCGTCGTCGCATCACCGTTCTGCCGCAGGAAGTAGAAACCCTGGCAAAACAAATTGGCGATCAGAATGACGCCAGCACTGAGCTGAACCTCAGCCACATCCTGATCCCGCTGTCGGAAAATCCAACTTCCGAGCAGGTTGCAGAGGCTCAGGACCAGGCAAACTCAGTAGTTGAGCAGGCGCGTAGCGGCTCAGACTTCGGCAAATTAGCCATCACCTACTCTGCCGATCAGCAGGCGCTGAAAGGCGGCCAGATGGGCTGGGGTCGAATTCAGGAACTGCCGGGCATCTTCGCTCAGGCGCTAAGCACCGCGAAGAAAGGCGATATCGTTGGCCCGATTCGTTCCGGCGTTGGCTTCCATATCCTGAAAATTAACGATATGCGCGGCGGCAGCAAAAGTATCTCCGTTACCGAAGTTCACGCTCGCCACATCCTGCTGAAACCTTCGCCGATCATGAACGACGATCAGGCACGGGCGAAGCTTGAACAGATCGCAGCAGATATTAAGAGCGGCAAAACCACCTTTGCTCAAGCGGCGAAAGAGTTCTCTGAAGATCCGGGTTCTGCTAACCAGGGCGGTGATTTAGGTTGGGCGACTCCGGATATCTTCGATCCGGCATTCCGTGATGCGATTCTGCGCCTCAACAAAGGCCAGACCAGCGCTCCGGTTCACTCATCCTTCGGCTGGCACCTGATTGAACTGCTGGATAGCCGCAACGTCGACAAAACCGACGCCGCGCAGAAAGACCGTGCTTACCGCATGCTGATGAACCGTAAATTCTCCGAAGAAGCGGCTACCTGGATGCAGGAACAGCGCGCCAGCGCGTACGTTAAAGTTCTGAGTAACTAA
- a CDS encoding LacI family DNA-binding transcriptional regulator encodes MKAQRITLNDIAALAGVTKMTVSRYLRTPDKVKPETAERIASVIAEIGYEPDPDNPAMISVVVPRIGVLIPSFHNQIFADLLAGIESVTTAHGYQTLVVNYDYDRQREEEQIAAVLAFNVKGLLLTESAHTLRADKYLNAAKIPVAEVMGLTDNVGRINVGFDNFKAGFDMTNMLLASGKRRVIYFGSMSDVRDEQRYAGYCQAMANAGLPQGRIAPNKVSSVSIGTGMMTLARQMYADMDAILCTNDDLAVGVLQECLACGINVPQELAIAGFHGLEIGQIISPRLASVLTPRFEMGKVATEILIKKIKGLPTIEKVDLHYRLSMGETI; translated from the coding sequence ATGAAAGCACAACGCATTACGCTCAATGATATTGCAGCGCTGGCGGGCGTAACCAAGATGACCGTCAGCCGCTATTTACGTACCCCGGATAAAGTGAAGCCTGAAACGGCGGAGCGTATTGCCAGCGTGATTGCCGAAATTGGCTATGAGCCGGACCCCGACAATCCGGCGATGATCAGCGTTGTCGTCCCGCGCATTGGTGTGCTTATTCCCTCCTTTCATAATCAAATTTTTGCCGATCTGCTGGCTGGAATTGAGTCGGTCACCACCGCGCACGGTTATCAGACGCTGGTGGTGAACTACGATTACGACCGCCAGCGCGAAGAGGAGCAGATTGCCGCCGTGCTGGCCTTTAACGTCAAGGGCCTGCTATTGACCGAGTCGGCGCATACTTTGCGGGCTGACAAATATCTCAATGCGGCGAAAATTCCCGTGGCTGAAGTGATGGGGCTGACGGACAACGTCGGGCGTATCAATGTTGGCTTCGATAATTTTAAAGCCGGGTTTGATATGACCAATATGCTGCTGGCGAGCGGTAAGCGGCGGGTTATCTACTTTGGTTCGATGTCCGACGTGCGTGATGAGCAGCGCTATGCCGGTTACTGTCAGGCGATGGCGAATGCCGGATTGCCGCAAGGGCGTATCGCGCCGAATAAGGTATCGTCGGTATCGATAGGGACTGGAATGATGACCCTGGCGCGGCAGATGTACGCCGATATGGACGCGATTTTGTGCACCAATGACGATCTGGCGGTCGGCGTGTTACAGGAATGCCTCGCTTGCGGTATCAATGTGCCGCAGGAGCTGGCGATAGCTGGTTTTCATGGTCTGGAGATAGGGCAGATAATCTCTCCTCGCCTCGCCAGCGTGCTGACCCCGCGCTTTGAGATGGGCAAAGTGGCAACAGAGATCTTAATCAAGAAAATCAAAGGGCTGCCCACTATCGAAAAAGTCGATCTGCATTATCGGCTGTCGATGGGCGAAACCATTTAA
- the folA gene encoding type 3 dihydrofolate reductase — MISLIAALAVDRVIGMENAMPWNLPADLAWFKRNTLNKPVVMGRLTWESIGRPLPGRKNIVISSQPGTDDRVQWVKSVDEAIAACGDVEEMMVIGGGRVYEQFLPKAHKLYLTHIDAEVEGDTHFPDYDPDEWESVFSEFHDADAQNSHSYCFEILERR, encoded by the coding sequence ATGATCAGTCTGATTGCGGCGTTAGCGGTAGATCGCGTCATCGGTATGGAAAACGCCATGCCGTGGAATCTGCCTGCCGATCTCGCCTGGTTTAAGCGCAACACCTTAAACAAGCCGGTAGTAATGGGTCGTCTGACCTGGGAATCCATCGGACGCCCGTTACCGGGGCGTAAAAATATCGTTATTAGCAGCCAGCCCGGCACCGACGATCGCGTGCAGTGGGTGAAGTCCGTTGATGAAGCCATTGCCGCCTGCGGCGATGTTGAAGAGATGATGGTGATTGGCGGTGGTCGCGTTTACGAGCAGTTCCTGCCGAAAGCGCACAAGCTCTATCTGACGCATATTGATGCTGAAGTGGAAGGCGATACCCATTTCCCGGATTACGATCCGGATGAGTGGGAGTCGGTATTCAGCGAGTTTCACGACGCTGATGCGCAGAATTCCCACAGCTACTGCTTCGAGATTCTGGAACGCCGCTAA
- the pdxA gene encoding 4-hydroxythreonine-4-phosphate dehydrogenase PdxA: MTGTQRVVITPGEPAGIGPDLVVQLAQRDWPVELVICADGALLSDRANLLGLPLSLRPYDPTAPASAQRAGTLTLLPVALNVPVEPGVLNVSNGGYVVDTLARACDGCLNGEFAALITGPVHKGIINDAGIAFTGHTEFFEERSQASKVVMMLATEELRVALVTTHLPLKAISDAITPDLLREIITILHHDLRTKFGINDPHVLVCGLNPHAGEGGHMGTEEIDTIIPVLEEMRAKGMNLSGPLPADTLFQPKYLDHADAVLAMYHDQGLPVLKYQGFGRGVNITLGLPFIRTSVDHGTALELAGQGKAEVGSFITALNLAIKMIVNTQ; this comes from the coding sequence ATGACCGGTACACAACGAGTCGTTATCACTCCCGGCGAACCTGCCGGGATTGGCCCCGACCTCGTCGTGCAGCTTGCGCAGCGCGACTGGCCGGTAGAGCTGGTGATTTGCGCCGATGGCGCCCTGTTATCTGACCGAGCAAACCTGCTCGGTCTTCCTTTATCCCTTAGGCCTTACGACCCCACCGCTCCTGCCTCAGCGCAGCGCGCGGGCACCCTGACGCTTCTTCCTGTCGCTCTCAACGTACCGGTTGAGCCAGGTGTGCTTAACGTTAGCAACGGTGGTTACGTGGTCGACACGCTGGCCCGCGCCTGCGATGGCTGCCTGAACGGCGAATTTGCCGCGCTGATCACCGGGCCGGTACATAAGGGCATTATCAACGATGCAGGTATCGCCTTTACCGGCCACACCGAATTCTTTGAAGAGCGCTCACAGGCCAGTAAAGTGGTGATGATGCTGGCAACCGAAGAGCTGCGCGTGGCGCTGGTGACCACTCATCTGCCGCTAAAAGCGATAAGCGATGCGATTACGCCAGATCTGCTGCGTGAAATCATCACCATTCTGCATCACGACCTGCGCACCAAATTTGGCATTAATGACCCGCACGTGCTGGTCTGCGGCCTGAACCCGCATGCAGGCGAAGGCGGTCACATGGGAACGGAAGAGATCGATACGATTATTCCGGTGCTTGAAGAGATGCGCGCAAAGGGCATGAACCTGAGCGGCCCGCTACCGGCAGACACCCTGTTTCAGCCGAAATATCTCGACCATGCCGATGCGGTACTCGCGATGTATCACGATCAGGGCCTGCCCGTGCTAAAATACCAGGGCTTTGGCCGCGGCGTGAATATTACGCTCGGTTTACCTTTTATTCGCACCTCCGTTGACCACGGTACCGCACTCGAACTTGCGGGCCAGGGAAAAGCGGAAGTCGGCAGTTTTATCACGGCGCTTAATCTCGCCATCAAAATGATTGTTAATACCCAATGA
- the apaG gene encoding Co2+/Mg2+ efflux protein ApaG: MINSPRVCVQVQSVYIESQSSPEEERYVFAYTVTLRNLGRTQVQLLGRYWLITNGNGRETEVQGEGVVGEQPHIPAGGEFQYTSGAVIETPLGTMQGHYEMIDVNGAPFSVDVPVFRLAVPTLIH, encoded by the coding sequence ATGATCAATTCGCCCCGAGTTTGTGTGCAGGTACAAAGCGTCTATATCGAATCGCAATCTTCTCCGGAAGAAGAGCGCTACGTTTTCGCTTATACCGTCACCCTGCGTAATTTGGGGCGGACTCAGGTTCAGCTTCTTGGTCGCTACTGGCTTATCACCAACGGCAATGGTCGTGAGACCGAAGTTCAGGGTGAAGGGGTTGTCGGCGAGCAGCCGCATATTCCGGCCGGCGGCGAATTTCAATATACCAGCGGCGCGGTCATTGAAACGCCGCTGGGCACCATGCAGGGACACTATGAGATGATCGATGTGAACGGCGCGCCGTTCTCCGTTGATGTCCCTGTTTTCCGTCTCGCAGTACCCACTCTCATCCATTAA
- a CDS encoding 2-hydroxyacid dehydrogenase, giving the protein MNNAITRAVLLVAPVIDALQAQLAAEFPLYRLYEQEDPIAFLREQGENIAAVVTRGDVGVQNSVLELLPHVGLIAIFGVGTDAVDLDFARSRQIAVSITSGVLTNDVADLAMGLLLAGSRQLCQGDRFVREGRWLNGGLPLATQVSGKRIGLLGMGNIGQAIARRASGFDMEVLYTDRKKVKGLRYQWCADLHTLAHESDFLVIAASGGEANCGLIDASVFNVMPKHAWLINIARGSLVDEKALIHALQNGVIAGAGLDVFEDEPNVPAELIALDNVVLQPHVASATHETRQKMSDVVYANVAAYFAGTVLPNAIN; this is encoded by the coding sequence ATGAATAATGCTATTACCCGCGCCGTCCTTTTAGTGGCCCCCGTTATTGACGCTCTGCAGGCGCAACTGGCTGCAGAGTTTCCGCTGTATCGCCTGTATGAGCAGGAAGACCCGATCGCTTTTCTGCGCGAGCAGGGGGAAAACATTGCCGCTGTAGTGACCCGAGGCGATGTTGGCGTACAGAACAGCGTCCTGGAGCTGCTGCCGCACGTTGGGTTGATTGCTATTTTCGGCGTGGGTACTGATGCCGTTGATTTAGATTTCGCTCGCTCCAGGCAGATTGCCGTCTCTATCACTTCCGGCGTGTTGACCAACGATGTTGCCGACCTGGCGATGGGTCTGCTGCTGGCCGGTTCGCGTCAGCTGTGTCAGGGCGATCGTTTTGTGCGTGAGGGGCGCTGGCTGAACGGCGGACTGCCGCTGGCAACCCAGGTGAGCGGCAAACGCATTGGCCTGCTGGGGATGGGCAATATCGGTCAGGCTATCGCCCGCCGCGCGAGCGGGTTCGATATGGAAGTGCTCTACACCGATCGCAAAAAGGTTAAAGGACTGCGCTATCAGTGGTGCGCGGACCTGCACACGCTGGCCCACGAAAGCGACTTCCTGGTGATCGCGGCTTCAGGCGGCGAAGCTAACTGCGGGCTGATTGATGCTTCCGTGTTTAACGTCATGCCGAAACATGCCTGGCTGATTAATATCGCCCGTGGTTCGCTGGTGGACGAGAAAGCGCTGATACATGCGTTACAAAACGGTGTTATCGCCGGGGCCGGTCTCGACGTCTTCGAAGATGAGCCAAACGTACCAGCTGAACTCATTGCGCTCGACAATGTGGTCCTGCAACCGCACGTTGCCAGCGCTACTCATGAGACGCGGCAGAAAATGAGCGATGTGGTATACGCCAACGTTGCTGCTTATTTCGCCGGTACGGTATTACCGAACGCGATTAATTAA
- the kefC gene encoding glutathione-regulated potassium-efflux system protein KefC yields MDSHTLIQALIYLGSAALIVPIAVRLGLGSVLGYLIAGCIIGPWGLRLVTDAESILHFAEIGVVLMLFVIGLELDPQRLWKLRASVFGGGALQMVVCGALIGLFCMSLGLRWQVAELIGMTLALSSTAIAMQAMNERNLTVTQLGRSAFAVLLFQDIAAIPLVAMIPLLAASGGSTTLGAFALSALKVAGALALVVALGRYLTRPMLRFVARSGLREVFSAVALFLVFGFGLLLEEVGLSMAMGAFLAGVLLASSEYRHALESDIEPFKGLLLGLFFIGVGMSIDFGTLVTHPLRILILLVGFLVIKSVMLWLIAKPLGVPRSQRRWFAVLLGQGSEFAFVVFGAAQMADVLDSEWAKALTLAVALSMAATPILLVLLTRLEKSASGQEREADEIDEEQPRVIIAGFGRYGQIAGRVLLSSGVKMVILDHDPDHVDTLRKFDMKVFYGDATRVDLLESAGAEKAEVLINAIDDPQTNLQLAELAKEHFPHLQIISRARDVDHYIKLRQAGVEAPERETFEAALKSGRMTLEALGLGAYEARERADLFRRFNLQMVEEMVAMAENDAASRVAVFKRTSDMLTGIINEDRNHLSLVQRHGWQGTEEGRHTGDIADEPQNKPSA; encoded by the coding sequence ATGGATAGCCATACGCTCATACAGGCGCTCATCTATTTGGGGTCCGCCGCGCTGATTGTGCCGATTGCCGTACGTCTTGGACTGGGGTCGGTGCTCGGCTACCTAATCGCTGGCTGTATTATTGGCCCGTGGGGGCTGCGGCTGGTCACCGACGCCGAGTCGATTCTGCATTTTGCGGAAATCGGCGTGGTGCTGATGCTTTTTGTCATCGGCCTGGAGCTGGATCCGCAGCGCCTGTGGAAGCTGCGCGCCTCGGTGTTCGGCGGCGGGGCGTTGCAGATGGTGGTCTGTGGAGCGCTGATCGGCCTGTTCTGTATGTCGCTGGGCCTGCGCTGGCAGGTGGCGGAGCTGATTGGTATGACTCTGGCGCTCTCATCAACGGCGATTGCCATGCAGGCGATGAACGAACGCAACCTGACGGTGACGCAGCTGGGCCGGAGTGCCTTTGCGGTGTTGTTGTTCCAGGATATCGCGGCAATTCCGCTGGTGGCGATGATACCGCTGCTGGCGGCGAGCGGCGGTTCAACGACGCTGGGGGCGTTTGCTCTGTCAGCGCTGAAGGTGGCGGGCGCGCTGGCGCTGGTGGTGGCGCTCGGCCGCTATCTGACCAGGCCTATGCTGCGCTTTGTTGCGCGCTCCGGTCTGCGTGAAGTGTTCAGCGCCGTGGCCCTGTTTCTGGTGTTTGGCTTCGGACTGCTGCTGGAAGAGGTCGGGCTGTCGATGGCGATGGGGGCGTTCCTTGCCGGAGTATTGCTGGCAAGCTCCGAGTACCGTCATGCGCTGGAAAGCGATATTGAGCCGTTTAAAGGCCTGCTGCTGGGACTGTTTTTTATCGGCGTCGGGATGTCTATCGACTTCGGTACCCTGGTGACTCACCCGCTGCGCATTCTTATTCTGCTGGTGGGTTTCCTGGTTATTAAGTCCGTGATGCTGTGGCTGATTGCTAAACCGTTAGGCGTGCCGCGCTCCCAGCGCCGCTGGTTTGCGGTGTTACTCGGGCAGGGAAGCGAGTTTGCTTTCGTGGTCTTCGGCGCGGCGCAGATGGCTGATGTGTTGGACAGCGAGTGGGCGAAGGCGCTGACCCTGGCCGTTGCATTATCGATGGCGGCGACGCCAATCCTGCTGGTTTTGCTTACCCGTCTGGAAAAATCCGCCAGCGGTCAGGAGCGTGAAGCCGATGAGATTGATGAAGAGCAGCCGCGAGTCATCATCGCCGGATTCGGTCGCTACGGGCAGATTGCCGGTCGCGTGCTGCTCTCCAGCGGCGTGAAGATGGTTATCCTCGATCACGACCCAGACCACGTCGATACCCTGCGCAAATTTGATATGAAAGTGTTCTACGGCGATGCGACGCGGGTTGATCTGCTTGAATCGGCGGGGGCGGAAAAAGCAGAAGTGCTGATTAACGCCATCGACGATCCGCAGACTAACCTGCAGCTGGCGGAACTGGCGAAAGAGCACTTCCCGCATCTGCAAATTATCTCGCGCGCCCGCGATGTCGATCATTACATCAAGCTGCGTCAGGCCGGAGTGGAAGCGCCAGAGCGTGAAACCTTTGAAGCGGCGCTGAAGTCCGGGCGTATGACCCTCGAGGCGCTGGGGCTGGGGGCATATGAGGCTCGCGAGCGTGCCGATCTGTTCCGCCGTTTCAATCTGCAAATGGTTGAAGAGATGGTGGCGATGGCGGAAAACGATGCGGCTTCCCGGGTGGCGGTGTTCAAACGCACCAGCGATATGCTGACCGGCATTATCAACGAGGATCGCAACCATTTATCGCTGGTTCAGCGCCATGGTTGGCAGGGGACGGAAGAGGGACGGCACACTGGCGATATTGCCGATGAGCCACAGAATAAGCCCTCGGCCTGA
- the apaH gene encoding bis(5'-nucleosyl)-tetraphosphatase (symmetrical) ApaH — protein sequence MSTYLIGDVHGCYDELIALLEQVEFNPEADTLWLTGDLVARGPGSLEVLRFVKLLGDSVRTVLGNHDLHLLAVFAGISRNKPKDRLKSLLEAPDADELLNWLRRQPLMQIDEEKKLVMAHAGITPQWDLETAKQCARDVEAVLSSDSYPFFLDAMYGDMPNNWSNELSGLARLRFISNAFTRMRYCFPNGQLDMYAKEAPESAPAPLKPWFAIPGPVASEYSIAFGHWASLEGKGTPEGIYALDTGCCWGGDLTCLRWEDKMYFTQPSNRQKNMDEGEAIAS from the coding sequence ATGTCTACATACCTTATTGGCGATGTTCACGGTTGCTACGATGAACTGATCGCATTATTAGAGCAGGTGGAGTTTAATCCTGAGGCTGATACGCTGTGGCTCACGGGCGACCTGGTCGCGCGCGGCCCCGGTTCTCTGGAAGTACTGCGTTTCGTTAAGCTACTCGGCGATAGCGTACGCACCGTGCTGGGCAATCACGACTTACACTTGCTGGCGGTCTTCGCGGGTATCAGTCGTAACAAGCCGAAAGACCGGCTGAAATCATTGCTTGAAGCACCGGATGCTGACGAGCTCCTCAACTGGCTGCGCCGCCAGCCGCTGATGCAAATCGATGAAGAAAAAAAGCTGGTGATGGCCCATGCAGGAATCACTCCGCAGTGGGATCTGGAAACCGCCAAACAGTGCGCCCGCGATGTTGAAGCGGTGCTGTCCAGCGACTCCTACCCGTTCTTCCTCGATGCCATGTACGGCGATATGCCGAACAACTGGAGCAACGAACTCAGCGGTCTGGCACGCCTGCGCTTTATCTCCAACGCTTTTACCCGCATGCGCTACTGCTTCCCGAACGGGCAGTTGGATATGTATGCTAAAGAAGCGCCGGAAAGCGCCCCCGCACCGCTCAAACCGTGGTTCGCCATTCCTGGCCCGGTGGCTAGCGAATACAGCATCGCCTTCGGTCATTGGGCTTCGCTGGAAGGAAAAGGAACGCCGGAAGGGATTTACGCACTGGATACTGGCTGCTGCTGGGGCGGAGATCTCACCTGTCTGCGCTGGGAAGATAAAATGTACTTCACGCAGCCGTCGAATCGACAGAAAAATATGGATGAAGGCGAGGCGATCGCCTCCTGA
- a CDS encoding MFS transporter, which yields MNDKIPSTRWLRIITPVLIACIISFMDRVNISFALPGGMETDLGITSQMAGVASGIFFIGYLFLQIPGGRIAVNGSGKKFIAWSLVAWAVVSIATGFVTHEYQLLVLRFILGVSEGGMLPVVLTMISNWFPEKEIGRANAFVMMFAPLGGMLTAPVSGAIIAALDWRWLFIIEGLLSIVVLVVWWFMISDRPEEARWLPESERQYLVTTLAAERAAKLAEAPVSNAPVKDVFRNPGLMKLVILNFFYQTGDYGYTLWLPTILKGLTGGSMASVGFLAILPFMATLAGIYVISLFSDRSGKRRLWVRFSLYCFAAALVASVILREHVVAAYIALVVCGFFLKSATSPFWSMPGRIASPEVAGSARGVINGLGNLGGFCGPYLVGVMIYLYGQNVAVCALAGSLIIAGTITFLLPKKCDLDTAQPDVAIAKQPRNA from the coding sequence ATGAACGATAAAATCCCCAGCACCCGCTGGTTGCGTATTATTACGCCGGTGTTGATCGCCTGTATTATTTCGTTTATGGACCGGGTTAATATTAGCTTTGCGCTGCCCGGCGGAATGGAAACCGATTTAGGTATTACCAGCCAGATGGCTGGTGTCGCCAGCGGAATATTTTTTATTGGTTATTTATTTCTGCAAATACCCGGCGGCAGAATTGCGGTAAACGGCAGCGGGAAGAAATTTATTGCCTGGTCGCTGGTGGCCTGGGCGGTGGTCTCTATCGCCACCGGTTTTGTCACTCACGAATATCAGCTGCTGGTACTGCGTTTTATTCTCGGCGTCTCTGAGGGCGGAATGCTGCCGGTGGTGCTGACCATGATCAGCAACTGGTTCCCGGAGAAAGAGATCGGCCGGGCGAATGCTTTCGTGATGATGTTTGCTCCGCTGGGCGGCATGCTGACCGCGCCGGTATCGGGCGCGATTATCGCGGCGCTTGACTGGCGCTGGCTGTTTATCATCGAAGGCCTGCTGTCGATAGTGGTGCTGGTAGTGTGGTGGTTCATGATCAGTGACCGTCCGGAAGAGGCGCGCTGGTTGCCGGAAAGCGAGCGTCAGTATCTGGTCACTACCCTGGCCGCAGAGCGGGCGGCGAAGCTGGCGGAAGCGCCGGTAAGCAACGCGCCGGTTAAAGATGTGTTCCGCAACCCTGGCCTGATGAAGCTGGTGATCCTCAATTTCTTCTACCAGACCGGCGATTATGGCTACACGTTGTGGCTGCCGACCATCCTGAAGGGGCTGACCGGCGGTAGCATGGCCAGCGTCGGGTTCCTCGCCATACTGCCGTTCATGGCGACACTGGCGGGGATCTACGTGATTTCGCTGTTCAGCGATCGCAGCGGCAAACGTCGTCTATGGGTTCGTTTCTCGCTTTACTGCTTCGCAGCGGCGCTGGTGGCCTCGGTAATATTGCGTGAACATGTGGTGGCGGCCTATATCGCGCTGGTGGTCTGCGGCTTCTTCCTTAAATCGGCAACCAGCCCATTCTGGTCAATGCCGGGACGTATCGCCTCGCCGGAGGTGGCCGGTAGCGCGCGCGGCGTGATTAATGGCTTGGGTAACCTTGGTGGGTTCTGCGGTCCGTATCTGGTGGGGGTGATGATTTATCTTTACGGGCAGAACGTGGCGGTTTGCGCGCTGGCCGGATCGTTAATCATTGCCGGGACTATTACCTTTCTGCTGCCGAAGAAGTGCGACCTCGATACCGCTCAGCCGGATGTCGCGATCGCTAAACAACCGCGGAATGCGTAA